The sequence CTCGACTCATTATTACTAGGCCTTCATCCCTACCCTTCTCAGACTTTACATTTGGATAAGGGGAAACCTGGATTGTTATCAGTATGTTATTGGtacaaattatttttttattagtaCACATTATTTAATTTGAAAAGGTATGTAGCCTATATGATTTATCTACTAATATCTAATCTGACTAATACACTATCAAATACATTAAGATAGCTTGGATGATTGAATACAATGCAGTCAACATATGTATTATTTCCTGAGTAAATTGAGGGTACACATCTCAACTCGGTACATGTCTCCTCTTTGTAAATGGAATGTTACCCATTGTATTTGATTGAATTCATTATCACTCGACATTAGGCCTCACATTCGGTTTCAAACCTCTAATTGATATCGTTTAAAGGGATTGTTTAAGAATGACCCTGCTCGCATTTTTCTTATTTCACAGTTAATGTTTTGTGTCAAAGTCTATTACCTCGGTTGGACGTTACTGTTCCCTTAAGttgaaaaaagacagaaaaaaatagAAGCCATCAACCGAGGTTTGCCAGGTCGATAAAGCTTTTAGATTCTGAGATGTTTTCAGGGAGCCCATTTCCTGCGGCTAAGAGTTGTTAATGGAGCTTAAGGAATTATCTTATGACTCTCGGTTCGAGAGCAGTCGTTTTCCCGGACCCTGCTCCCTTGTCGAGTCTGAATATGCTGCTGTCAAACTCGCTTAATGAAAAGTAACGCGTCGCTGATTGCAGTTTTATTTGGTCTCTGTGTAAAAAGCGCTGTTAATTTAGCATCCCCTCCTCTGTGCGTTCGAATTTGTCATGGCTGAATGATTTAGCCTTCACATTATaaaacaactctctctctctcacacacacacacacacacacacacacacacacacatacacacacacacacacagaccacacactctTTCTGCTGTTAGCTCTTTTCAGTAAATAGGATACTATGGAATAAGACATATATAGCGAAGATAATAATGATCTAGCCATAATGCATTAGCCCTTGGTGACAAGTTGCTTTGATTTTGTGTCCTTTTAATATGGTCAATGGCTTTCATTTTTCTTCCGTGACAAAAAAAAGGAAGATTTATCCAGCTAATATAATTCACAAACACTTGGGTTTAACTATGACAGACACCATTGTCCTAGCCCTCAATTGAAATTACCCCTGTAACCtctattatttgtattatgtgACTACAGTTATTGGGACTTCCTACATGGGAGGAGTTgaaggaagaacacacacatagatccATATGCTCCACCTGACTGTGATAGAAAAATCCTTTGTCCGCTAGCAGGTCTTCTAGGGAAGATCTCCCTCGTTTGGCTTTCACATTAAAATTCATCATCGGAGCATCTCTCACAGGAAGACAGTCCCCTGGGAGGCCACTTTTGCCATTACTGTCAAGTACCCTTGACTCCTTATTCCTGCCCTTTTTATCTACAACAACTAATTCCAGTTCCTTTGCCCTTTTCACTTGAAGACGAGCCTCTGAGTAAAGCCTCTCACAGGCTCAGGAATCTCGGGTCGGAGAGCCCTCAGAAATTGAGGGGTTAGTGTCAAAATGAAAACTCTTCACATCAAATTATTTGCGGCTGCTGCACCTATTAGCGGTCGTATAGCGAATAACTTACCCCGTTGACAGCGGATCATAGGGTTTAGATATTTCGACAATATTATCAAGACGGATGAGGAAATCAATACCCTGACATGAAATATGACTGCATACATCCCAATTACAGCCTGTTTATAGTGTATTAATGAGCCAAATCTTTCGCTCTGACATAGGTCTATCTCGTGAaggctctctccttctccttgtctGATGGTGAGAGTGGATGCTTCCTCAAAAACGCGAGTCATGATTGTACATAGCCTGAAGGAGATATGTGTGTTGCTGTCAGATTCACATAGGCTATAGCCTCAAAATAAATTGAATAGTTCAAAAAATAAGAAGCAGGCCTATTGCATAAATGCAATCCTAACAGGCTATGTCCAGTATTAGGCCTATAACAGACTAAATGTTGTGTCTGCAATTTGGGGAAAAAACGCTGtatttcagcaccatggacagcgacTATCATTGATGCAATCTGAACACACGAGCTATTCAGAAAatgactttttttattttagtgAACAAACTTGAGATACTATCCTTCAATTTTCGGAAAGCAGTGCATTTGTgtgactttttttctttcaacagTGTGACTCTCAAGCCAAATGTTAACGATGGCTCAGCTGAGATGTAAAGCATATTCTGTAACATTTGCATGCTGTAAGAAAAAGTAAATATCCTGTAAACTTTTTTCCGAATGTAAACTTTCagttatacatttatatatttggaACGTGCGTTTAAAACGAAATACTAATACGCTCAAACGAATCCCGTTTGCAAATTCACCAGTGAAATGCCATTGTAACAGTACACAAATATATCCTTGCTTAAAAAAGAATCATGAAATAGCTTCAACTTCAACAGCTTTTTCTCAGTTCAATTGCTCATGTTAAACGCCCATAAACACAGGCCTATCCTGCAAGTCTCTTGTAAATACAAATCTAATTTGGCGTGTTACGAACAGAAAAGTTTGTTCACATTTTTGGGGAAATTCATAGTGTCCTTGGTGGAATCCTGGTGCTGCATGGGAGCGTGTCCTTTGACAACGTTGTTTCCAAGAGAGCGGTCAAGCGCACCTGTCTCCAGTATTGAGCCTTTGGTGGTCGTGGTCCAAGAAACGGAAGTGTTGGTCAAAGCCTGATTCAAAGTGCTGTGCCTGAACAGAGGGTCGTGGAAAACCCCATCTACCCAGTTTCTGAGAGTTGTGACAGGCGAATCCTGCCTGTCATTGACGTGCACTGGAGAGTCGGCCACGGGAGACGGGGACATGGTTGGCTGACATCTCAGCATACACGACGGATACTCAGTCTGGTTCAAAGAAGTTGCAGTTTGGGCCAATGACCAGATTCTTGGTTTCCCGTCAAGTATTTGGTGGCCTTGCTCGTAACACGTTTTAACTTGTCTTCCGTTGCTGACATCGTGCTCACAATCCTCCGAACTGGTTTTCAGGCAGGTTTTTCTCGAGTCCTGCTCTCCGCCCAGAGACACTGGAATACTTATCTTTAATGAAGTGTCTTTTATGTGACCGTTAGGGCAGTCAGTCGTCGTCATGTGAGTATTTAAGTGATACTGATGCTTGAGCTCGCATTCGGAGTTTTCAGACTCAATTGTGTCGAAATCTTCAAGATCGCTGAGTTGTAGATCCTTGTCCTCTCGACTCGTGTTCTCTGGAAATGAACGagacatcagacataaacgATAAGATGGGAATCAAAACTAATTAAATTACCACTTGTCTCGTGCAATTTAACAGTTCACACTCAAACATGAGCTCTGGTTTAAGCTCATATCAGTTTCAATGGCATACAGGAAACAAGTTATGTCTGCCTTTGATTTACTTCCGTGCCGTTTTCTGTCAGTTTGTGGAAAATTTGTTTCTGTGAACTGTGTCAAGTGTGTGTTCGGGTTCAATTATTGTAGGCGTCATCATGGAATCTACCCATGAAATCAGAAGCGGAATTGAGATTGTGTCTTGGATCCAAGCTGGAAATGACTTTGACCCCAATGTTTGGCCCAGACCTATAAGAGTCCTCCTTTATAGATACTTTATAGATTGATAGTTTAGAGTGAGTCTGAGCTTTCCATCCCCACTGTAAACGCAGCTACAGAAGCTATTATCTCCTTTCCCCTATCTCATCTAACCATCTCAGGACCCAGATGTAGAACACACAAGATACTAACCATCATCGTTGGTTTCACTTTTGATCTGCTCCTCCTGCGACCCATCGTCATCTTCATCATACCTCTTCTCGTCTGAACATTTGTTCCTGGGGGGCCAGGTCATCTTGTTCtccttcttcagtctcctcctgGCGTTGGCGAACCAGGTAGAGACCTGCGTCAGGGTCATCTTGGTGATAATGGCCAGCATGATCTTCTCTCCTTTGGTGGGATAGGGGTTCTTCCTGTGCTCCTGGAGCCAGGCTTTCAGGGTGCTGGTCGTCTCCCTGGTCGCATTCTTTCTCCTGGTTCCTCCGTCTATGGATCCGTATCTGTCAGCCAAAACCCAGATATCATCCACTGTAACTATCCCTCTAAAACAAAGGTGCTGCCAAGAACCCTTTGCTACAGCACAGGAACCTTGAGATCTCAGATATATGAGCGGATTGGAAGCCGTCTTCTGGACCTGAAACTGATTCGTTATTGAGTCTATTGAACCCACAAAAAGGGGTTTTGGCTTGTTTCAAATGGCTCTGCATAGCAGCATTTTGGGGGGGGATTTTGAGAGTATAACTTATATTTTGTTTGTAAAGTGACAGGCACAGACACTTGTACGTGTGGCATACAGTGCTTCGCTTATCGTGTTCATTGGCACAGCTATGAAAAACAGAAACTCTTAGTGCAACCCTGATACCATCTTTTTGGACAGATGCATTTGACTCAATAGACGATATAGATGATAGGGTTACAAAGGCTGGGCTGCTACGAGGTCTCTTAAGGTCTTGCACATTTCAAATGTAGCACACTGTTGATTTATACACCGTGGAAGTCTGAAAGCACTCTCAAGGGAGGATTCTATAAGTGCATTATTGGCTTGTAGATCGCAGGTCAAGCACCGCAAGGTGAGTTAAACGAGAGGGAGTCCTGATCCACCATTCTGAGAGTTCACTCAGAGAGATAAAACAGGCTGTAGAATTGCTTGATTGAGTGTAATGATAGGCCCTTAGGTAAGAGCAGTGGCAGACTGAGAGTATTGTGGGCCTTTTGGTAAAACCTCAGCATCACATGTTTTGCAAGGCCACAGTGCGTTGGACTACAGTCTAAGCCACACTATATAGCTAACACTTGTGCCACTGTTAACATTTTGCTCAGTGCACTGACATTACAAGCAGTCCACTTTTCAAGCATTATCAAACTATTCAAGTTAGCTATATACACTTATTTGAAAAACTATAGGTCATTTGTAAAATAAGAACAACTttgatatttagaattgtataATTATATTATAGTATATTTGTAACTTCAACTACAACGTGTACATCCTCATTCCTTTTGACATACCTGTCGTATTGATACTGGCCCAGGGTAGGGTCATATGGGTAGTAAGCAGCTGCTTGTGTTATCCCCGCATGCGCAGATGCAGTGGCATCTTTCGAATCGAATGTACCCTGCAATAAGTGAAAATACTGTCATGAGAATGGGATGTAAACAATAGGTGATTATGTATTATATTAAGCATAATGACTTACAGCATTTCAAACAAAACCATTGTCGGTTATTACATCCTACCCAAAATACAGAGCTACTATGAAAATTTAAGGATTTGTTTGGCCATTATTTTCTAAACTTTAATTGGTCACTTGAAAAGTTGCCATAGAGGTCATCCAGGACAAGTTTTGGCAGCATGCATTAAATAGACAGTATGATCCAGTCGTTAAAGTGATTCATCAATGTCAGAGAAGAGATGATACATATCATACCAGTGAGTAGAAAGCGGAGGCATCGGTTCCATATGTAACGTAATTTCCATAGCCTTGACCGCTCGTGTAGGGGTTCCCGTACACACCCAGAGCCGCGGCGGAACTAAGCTCGTGCCTGGCAGTGGCCAGCAGTCTGCTCTCGTAAACGGGGCAGTAAACCGGCGTCTGGGCAGTGGCTGCAACTCCGGAATCCGAGATGGATCTGCCGGTTGATTCGCAGCAAGTTGTCAAGGAGTTGGTTGTCATGAGGAACTGAAAAACACACAGGGAAATTAGTCAATTACCTTTTTCTGTTCAATCGTCTTTGAATGAATGGCTAAATTAGATTCCAAAAACGTTCTAAATTGGGAAGGCAGGAAGATGTAAACTATGGATCATACTTCAAAATGTCATAAAAATATTTAACTGACAAACTATTTTTTTGCTAAACTAACTTGCATATTTTCATATAGGGTAAGTATGCAGGACATCAAAGCAAAATACAATTATGGCTTGTTGCCAATAAAACAACAGTTGGGCTATCTGACAAGCTTCTATCACAACAGCTTGTCTACAATCCAAGTTGGCATGTGTGGATTTCTGAACAGAGAAACATATCCTGCGCTATTATCTCGAATAAATCTGTAAACTGAGTGTTTGCAGCAAAGTATGCTGTTTCCCGATTACCCTTTGCCTTTTTCGCTCAAAGAACACGCGTAGTGTTAGTGATTCAATGTAACGTAATACATTTCCGATATACACCAATGGACATCTTTCCAGTTGAAAGTAGCAAAAAAGGAGCATGGAATCAATATGACAATCGATACAAAATCCAAATAAATATTTGGTTGATAATCAACAAGGCTGAACTTACTTGTGGTGCAGACGAGTAGGGATATCCAAATTGTGGATATGACATCGTAGAGTGGTCCCAATATCCAGAAATAAAGCGTGACTGCAGGTCTCCACGCTAACGTAGCCTTGGTGTGTTTCACTGTATAAGAATTGATTGGTAAGCACTGGCTGCTAGATGCTTATAGGGCGAAGCACAGTACCATGTTTAATTTGTTAAAATGCCCTCTCGAACGATTCTCAAAATATCAACTCCCCTTTTTTTACTACCTTACAATTCCAATTATACTCAAATGAATTGTGGCTATAAAGGCTTTGGTCAGATTAATCATTGGTGTCAGAAATACATATTTTGCTTTATAAAAAAGTAGTATAAAACACGTCAGCTCAGATGCAGGTTGTTTTAAACACCAGTGACTCTGACGTCAGAAGAATCCCACTCAAAATGACCAGACTGTAACTTTAATATGCATTTCATATCGAACAAGAAACTGGGAACGGGACAGGGCTTTTAAAGATGGATGCGTGATTGCAATTTAATCACTAaataaattaatacatgtaCCATCCTCTTATCTCTTAATTTCAATCATGGCAATTATCTACAATTAAACATATTATACATTCATTTAGCACAAATTAACTTGGGATATCGtgtttttgtatgattttaaattaatgaatgaacaatATGCACTCTGTCCTCTCTTAGTAGGATAATTAACAAACGAAGATAAAGGCAGTGCCACTAAATTATAGGAAAACAAAaccgtttaaaaaaataaacctCAAAAGCTTTTCATTTATAAAAGCACATTAGAGCCTTGCATTTATTCGTTTTTATAATTAAAGGAAATACATCTGTCCATAACTCTTTTCTGTCATGCACACACTATGTTGTCAGTTGATGAGTCCCCTGAGCATTGTCAAT comes from Hypomesus transpacificus isolate Combined female chromosome 2, fHypTra1, whole genome shotgun sequence and encodes:
- the irx4a gene encoding iroquois-class homeodomain protein IRX-4a, whose translation is MSYPQFGYPYSSAPQFLMTTNSLTTCCESTGRSISDSGVAATAQTPVYCPVYESRLLATARHELSSAAALGVYGNPYTSGQGYGNYVTYGTDASAFYSLGTFDSKDATASAHAGITQAAAYYPYDPTLGQYQYDRYGYGSIDGGTRRKNATRETTSTLKAWLQEHRKNPYPTKGEKIMLAIITKMTLTQVSTWFANARRRLKKENKMTWPPRNKCSDEKRYDEDDDGSQEEQIKSETNDDENTSREDKDLQLSDLEDFDTIESENSECELKHQYHLNTHMTTTDCPNGHIKDTSLKISIPVSLGGEQDSRKTCLKTSSEDCEHDVSNGRQVKTCYEQGHQILDGKPRIWSLAQTATSLNQTEYPSCMLRCQPTMSPSPVADSPVHVNDRQDSPVTTLRNWVDGVFHDPLFRHSTLNQALTNTSVSWTTTTKGSILETGALDRSLGNNVVKGHAPMQHQDSTKDTMNFPKNVNKLFCS